In the Breoghania sp. genome, AGCACCGCGCCGATGGCCTCGGTGTTGGACATCTCCGAAAGTGCCGGAATGGGGTTCGCGGGATTGGCGACGACCTCGGCAGAGATGTGCCAGCCCCCCAGCACCACCAGAAGTTCCACCAGCAGAACCAGCCCGACCAGCGCACCGACCGGCAGGTACTGAAGGAAGCCCTGACGCAGCTCGGCGAAATCCACGTCGAGCATCATCACGACGAACAGGAACAGCACCGCGACCGCGCCGACATAGACCACGATCAGGATGAGCGCGAGGAACTCCGCCCCCAGCATCAGGAAGAGCCCGGCGGAATTGACGAAGGCCAGGATCAGGAACAGCACCGAATGCACGGGGTTGCGCGACGAGATGACCATCAAGGCCGAGGCCACCGTCACCGCGGCAAACAGGTAGAAGAAGAAT is a window encoding:
- a CDS encoding NADH-quinone oxidoreductase subunit J, which gives rise to MILHAFFFYLFAAVTVASALMVISSRNPVHSVLFLILAFVNSAGLFLMLGAEFLALILIVVYVGAVAVLFLFVVMMLDVDFAELRQGFLQYLPVGALVGLVLLVELLVVLGGWHISAEVVANPANPIPALSEMSNTEAIGAVLYTKYIFFFQISGLVLLVAMIGAIVLTLRHKSFARRQNIAEQVGRDPNTAIEVRKVESGKGI